The region GCCACCGTTTGGTCGGGTGGGCCGAACCGGAACGATAATCCCGATGCTCTGGCCGCCCTGCCTGAAATACGACGGTTGATCTTTGCCGGGAAACAGGCCGAAGCGCAAAAACTGGCGGCTGCCAACATTGAGACGAAGAAAAACAACGGTATGAAATACCAGCCCGTGGGTAATCTTCAGCTGTCGTTTACAGGGCATCAGTCCGTTACGAACTACTACCGCGAACTGGATATTGAAAAAGCCATTGCCACAACGATGTATACGGTCGATGGCGTTCGGTACATGCGCCAGGTTATCGCATCCGTTCCCGATCAGGTCATTGCCGTTCGGCTGACGGCCGACAAACCGGGGAAATTATCATTCACGGCATTCCTCAATAGCCCCCAGAAGGTTCAGCGGAGTGTTGAAGAGACCACTAAACTGGTTATGACGGGTACCACCAGCGACCATGAAGGTGTAAAAGGTCAGGTGAACTTCAATGCCCATGTGCGCGTGGTGGCCGAGGGCGGGCAAACGACCAAAACGGATACATCGGTGGTGATCAGCGGGGCCAATGCCACTACGCTGTATGTATCGATGGCAACCAACGTTGTAGATTACAAAACCCTCACCGCCGATCCTAAAACGCGGGCTGATTCATATTTGACCCCGGCGGCCAAACGTTCGTTCAACGCCGTTTTGGCGGCTCATGTAGCGGCTTATCAGCGCTATTTTAAGCGAGTAAACCTTGATTTGGGTACATCGGATGCCGCTAAACTGCCTACGGACGAGCGCATCCGGCAGTTTGCGTCGGGCAACGATCCGCAGCTGGTATCGCTCTATTTTCAGTTCGGCCGTTACCTGCTGATTTCGGCTTCGCAGCCCAGCCGAAACGGGGTAGTGGGGCAGGTGGCCACCTTACAGGGGCTTTGGAACGACAGGATGGACCCGCCCTGGGATAGTAAGTATACCATCAACATCAATACCGAAATGAACTACTGGCCGGCCGAAGTGACTAACCTCACCGAGTTGCACGAACCGCTGGTGCAGATGGTGAAAGAGCTTTCGCAAACGGGTCAGGAAACGGCCAGGGTCATGTACGGTGCCAGTGGCTGGCTGGCCCACCACAATACCGACCTCTGGCGGATTACCGGCCCTGTCGATCCCATTTATTATTCCATGTGGCCAATGGGGGGCGCGTGGCTGAGCCAGCATTTGTGGGAAAAGTACCAGTATTCGGGCGATAAAGCGTACTTGAAATCAGTTTACCCGGCCATGAAGGGGGCTGCTCAGTTTTTCGTCGATTACCTTGTCGAAGATCCCAATCACCATTATCTGGTCGTATGCCCGGGTATGTCGCCCGAGAACGCGCCATCGACACGCCCCGGCGTTTCCATTGATGCGGGCGTTACGATGGATAATCAGCTTGTGTTCGATATTTTTACCAATACTATCCGGGCCGCTCAGGCTCTCGGGACTGATGCTGACTTCGTGAAAATCGTTGCGTCGAAACTGGCGCAATTGCCACCCATGCAGGTTGGTAAGCACGGCCAGCTACAGGAGTGGATCGATGATCTGGATAGTCCTGACGACAAGCACCGGCACATCTCGCACCTCTACGGCCTATACCCATCGGCGCAGTTGTCGGCCTACCGCACACCACAGCTGTTCCGTGCCGCCCGCAATACGCTTGAACAGCGGGGCGATGCATCGACGGGCTGGTCGATGGGCTGGAAGGTAAACTGGTGGGCGCGGCTCCTGGATGGTAACCGTGCCTATCGACTCATTACCAACCAGCTATCGCCCGTTAGTGAAGGCGGCAGAAACCGGCCCGGCGGAACAGGGGTTGGCGGTACGTACAACAACCTGTTCGATGCCCATCCGCCGTTTCAGATCGACGGCAATTTTGGCTGCACGGCGGGTATCGCCGAAATGCTCATGCAAAG is a window of Spirosoma linguale DSM 74 DNA encoding:
- a CDS encoding Alpha-L-fucosidase (KEGG: cja:CJA_3593 alpha-L-fucosidase, putative, afc95B) yields the protein MVVWMILDIVPYVKNFRKTLFLCLLAAAVQAQQPTSLKLWYNQPAGKVWTSALPVGNGRLGAMVYGNPEQELIKLNEATVWSGGPNRNDNPDALAALPEIRRLIFAGKQAEAQKLAAANIETKKNNGMKYQPVGNLQLSFTGHQSVTNYYRELDIEKAIATTMYTVDGVRYMRQVIASVPDQVIAVRLTADKPGKLSFTAFLNSPQKVQRSVEETTKLVMTGTTSDHEGVKGQVNFNAHVRVVAEGGQTTKTDTSVVISGANATTLYVSMATNVVDYKTLTADPKTRADSYLTPAAKRSFNAVLAAHVAAYQRYFKRVNLDLGTSDAAKLPTDERIRQFASGNDPQLVSLYFQFGRYLLISASQPSRNGVVGQVATLQGLWNDRMDPPWDSKYTININTEMNYWPAEVTNLTELHEPLVQMVKELSQTGQETARVMYGASGWLAHHNTDLWRITGPVDPIYYSMWPMGGAWLSQHLWEKYQYSGDKAYLKSVYPAMKGAAQFFVDYLVEDPNHHYLVVCPGMSPENAPSTRPGVSIDAGVTMDNQLVFDIFTNTIRAAQALGTDADFVKIVASKLAQLPPMQVGKHGQLQEWIDDLDSPDDKHRHISHLYGLYPSAQLSAYRTPQLFRAARNTLEQRGDASTGWSMGWKVNWWARLLDGNRAYRLITNQLSPVSEGGRNRPGGTGVGGTYNNLFDAHPPFQIDGNFGCTAGIAEMLMQSHDEAIHLLPALPDRWPTGRISGLRARGGFEIVSLDWKEGKVASVTIKSTLGGNCRVRVPNELQAKGFKTVLNAATNANPFYQPVVVKDPIVSPQAQLIMAKPRIGQVYDFATQPGKSYTLIMK